A genomic window from Marispirochaeta aestuarii includes:
- a CDS encoding acyltransferase, whose product MKDKPWLITKSNPVKVFGFFTSLKKDLFSHRGIYEYIESVFRETPGYLGRYFRYRIVSHFFAAAGKSIMIDPGNRFKFPYKIRLGDNVGIASGCMFQAGGGIEIGENTIFGPGVKIWTVNHLFKDLEIPILQQGFEGKPVVIGADCWIGADSFIKPGTVIPEGCVVFPKSVVGKMFIKPYSVLSGNPAKVVGPRSRIGAFMGWGSGLKKEKEPDAG is encoded by the coding sequence GTGAAAGATAAACCATGGCTGATAACTAAGTCAAATCCTGTTAAAGTATTTGGATTTTTCACGTCTCTAAAAAAAGATTTGTTTAGTCATAGAGGAATTTATGAATATATCGAAAGTGTTTTTCGCGAGACGCCTGGTTATTTAGGTCGCTATTTTCGATATAGGATTGTATCCCACTTTTTTGCTGCTGCTGGTAAATCGATAATGATAGACCCGGGTAACCGATTTAAGTTTCCCTATAAAATACGACTCGGAGATAATGTTGGTATTGCCTCTGGTTGCATGTTTCAGGCTGGTGGGGGGATCGAGATAGGGGAAAACACTATTTTTGGTCCTGGGGTCAAAATATGGACTGTTAACCATCTCTTCAAAGACTTAGAAATACCTATTTTACAACAGGGGTTTGAAGGAAAGCCTGTTGTTATTGGAGCTGACTGCTGGATTGGTGCAGATTCTTTTATCAAGCCTGGGACTGTTATTCCTGAGGGCTGTGTAGTATTCCCGAAATCTGTGGTAGGTAAGATGTTCATCAAGCCTTACAGTGTACTTTCGGGAAATCCCGCCAAGGTCGTTGGCCCTAGAAGCAGAATTGGTGCGTTCATGGGATGGGGGAGCGGATTAAAAAAGGAAAAGGAACCTGATGCAGGATAA
- a CDS encoding lipopolysaccharide biosynthesis protein encodes MSAVIARGINLIILIWLQQYLLRRISAAEYSIYPVVLSVMMLVTIVRTILTSGVARYITEAYSLNDIDGVKEMTSTMVILQVSVATVLFVAGLFFSLHVNIILNIKSQFVLDAKIMFGIMVFSFCLQLALMPFTVGLFVKQKFILINVFNVLTTIFRALLLFFLLTRISNRVLWVVVSMETANIIRLSLTVFFSKKALPELRFSFNSFSWERGKKLLSYGGWAFVGRIANRIRTSADPIILNKFATPFDVTSFHLGFLFQKQIEDALLLITEPIMPGLTSLYVSKDFEKIRRTFTRFGRYATWAVLFFSIPVMVFNQEFMRLYVGEKYLLAGTVSLLILGSEILTLGIRMTHKIAVASGQIKPVALRSIFMQIINLLLTLYLVGYKQLGAFGSALSTALVFIFIKPFLEIPLGLKLAHLGYKQWIHETIIPGNMPAVISFMFLLFLKVLKTPDSWFLLGIETLIGLGVYVFVLLKFCLMSNDKEDLKKLFERKYRKLRKM; translated from the coding sequence TTGAGTGCGGTGATAGCCAGAGGAATCAATCTCATAATACTAATTTGGCTTCAACAGTATTTGCTGCGTAGAATAAGTGCGGCTGAGTACAGTATTTACCCAGTCGTCTTATCGGTTATGATGCTCGTTACAATCGTACGAACAATTTTAACTAGTGGAGTTGCCAGATATATCACCGAAGCATATTCACTTAATGATATCGATGGTGTGAAAGAGATGACCAGTACCATGGTTATCCTCCAGGTATCGGTAGCTACGGTTCTTTTTGTTGCGGGTCTGTTTTTCTCATTGCATGTAAATATCATACTAAATATAAAAAGCCAGTTTGTATTGGATGCAAAAATAATGTTTGGCATTATGGTTTTCTCATTTTGTCTACAATTAGCATTGATGCCATTTACTGTAGGTCTTTTTGTTAAACAAAAATTCATTCTTATAAATGTTTTCAATGTACTAACTACAATTTTTCGTGCTCTGCTTCTTTTTTTCTTGCTTACCAGGATAAGTAATAGAGTGCTTTGGGTTGTTGTTTCTATGGAAACTGCGAATATAATAAGATTGTCATTGACAGTATTTTTCTCAAAAAAGGCTTTACCCGAGCTAAGATTTTCATTTAACTCATTTTCTTGGGAAAGAGGAAAAAAACTACTTTCTTATGGAGGTTGGGCTTTTGTGGGACGGATTGCTAATCGTATAAGAACTAGTGCGGATCCCATAATTCTCAATAAATTCGCAACACCCTTTGACGTAACCTCATTTCATCTTGGCTTTCTTTTTCAGAAACAAATTGAGGATGCCCTTTTATTGATCACTGAGCCAATCATGCCTGGTCTTACCTCATTATATGTATCTAAAGACTTTGAAAAGATACGAAGGACTTTCACACGGTTCGGAAGGTATGCTACTTGGGCTGTATTATTTTTTAGTATCCCTGTCATGGTTTTTAATCAAGAGTTTATGCGATTGTATGTGGGTGAAAAATATCTTCTTGCTGGAACAGTTTCTCTATTAATACTTGGGTCTGAGATTTTAACCTTAGGTATCCGTATGACACATAAAATTGCTGTAGCATCAGGGCAGATAAAACCGGTGGCCTTAAGGTCTATATTTATGCAGATTATCAATCTACTGTTGACTCTTTACCTGGTGGGATATAAACAATTAGGAGCTTTTGGTTCTGCTCTATCGACAGCATTAGTATTTATTTTTATAAAACCTTTCTTAGAAATACCTTTGGGCTTGAAGCTTGCTCACCTCGGATATAAGCAGTGGATTCACGAAACAATTATTCCTGGGAATATGCCAGCAGTGATAAGCTTTATGTTCCTATTGTTCCTCAAGGTGTTGAAAACACCAGACAGTTGGTTTCTTTTAGGAATTGAGACACTGATAGGTCTTGGAGTGTACGTTTTTGTTCTTCTGAAGTTCTGTCTCATGTCCAATGATAAAGAGGACCTAAAAAAACTTTTCGAAAGAAAATATCGAAAACTGAGAAAAATGTGA
- a CDS encoding Coenzyme F420 hydrogenase/dehydrogenase, beta subunit C-terminal domain gives MIDYPEEGLRPALLRDLTPEENKKSLKVCPGICVPAQVNKISVDPLVGPVVKAWIGHAANQDVRRIGSSGGIITAISTYCLENDLIDYVAHTGMDAAEPWKNCNVISQSSVEILQKAGSRYAPSSPCEHFSVIRENKKKYVFVGKPCDVAALALTIKQQPELLECIPLVLSFFCAGVPATKSAFDLVNDFMDGRMENLQEVHYRGNGWPGEFRIKTKDLQNYNLYSYAESWHILQASRGLRCRLCADGMGDLADIACGDAWHLYKHDGNLGLSIVVARTKKGCSIVEDAIKDGYLVLREIKKDEILRSQGTDSGIINRRCAIWGRLFVLKLLGIPVTRFKGVPLRKAWKQLDLRTRLRIIIGTVVRVIKYGWNKPSH, from the coding sequence ATGATTGACTATCCAGAGGAGGGGTTACGCCCAGCTTTGTTAAGAGATCTAACTCCAGAAGAAAACAAGAAGTCTCTTAAGGTATGTCCGGGAATATGTGTACCAGCACAGGTTAACAAAATCTCTGTTGATCCTTTGGTAGGGCCGGTTGTTAAGGCTTGGATTGGACATGCAGCAAATCAGGATGTTCGGAGGATCGGTTCTTCCGGAGGTATAATAACTGCTATTTCAACATACTGTCTCGAAAATGATCTTATTGATTATGTAGCGCATACAGGTATGGATGCTGCAGAACCTTGGAAAAACTGTAATGTAATCAGTCAGTCTTCTGTTGAAATCTTACAGAAGGCAGGATCTCGTTATGCACCTTCATCGCCATGTGAACATTTCTCAGTTATAAGAGAAAATAAAAAAAAATATGTTTTTGTAGGTAAACCTTGTGACGTAGCCGCATTGGCGCTGACAATAAAACAACAGCCAGAATTATTAGAATGTATACCTTTAGTTTTGTCTTTTTTTTGTGCAGGAGTGCCTGCTACCAAGAGTGCGTTTGACCTGGTAAATGATTTTATGGATGGTAGGATGGAAAATCTTCAAGAAGTACATTATAGGGGTAATGGCTGGCCAGGTGAGTTTAGAATAAAAACAAAAGATTTACAGAATTACAATTTATATTCATATGCAGAATCTTGGCATATACTTCAAGCTTCTAGAGGGTTGCGATGTAGGCTGTGTGCAGATGGTATGGGTGATCTTGCTGACATTGCATGTGGCGATGCATGGCATTTATATAAGCATGATGGCAACCTAGGCCTTTCCATTGTTGTCGCCAGAACAAAGAAAGGATGTTCTATCGTAGAGGATGCAATAAAAGATGGTTATCTCGTCCTAAGAGAAATTAAAAAGGATGAAATACTTCGATCTCAGGGAACTGATTCCGGTATTATCAACCGACGATGCGCTATCTGGGGAAGACTTTTTGTTTTAAAGTTATTAGGTATCCCTGTAACACGATTTAAAGGTGTTCCATTAAGAAAAGCATGGAAACAATTGGACTTAAGAACACGTCTAAGAATTATTATAGGTACTGTTGTGCGGGTAATAAAATATGGATGGAATAAGCCTTCCCACTGA
- a CDS encoding polysaccharide pyruvyl transferase family protein: MNIVIMGASFDTGNLGVSALGYSILAGIARIYPDAKITMLCFTKGWRTEYVIIDGRVIELETYGSFYSKRFLRPDNLWNMTFCSFFGGLYNKCVKNIKNADFVLDITGGDSFTDMYGAKRFKATLLRKKIVLRMKTPLILLPQTYGPFKSIYARKEAKRIMEKASCIWTRDRLSVEVIKNLNIGSEVLEKIHIGADLAFQLPAIKPQNSHLVQCLEGKNKKNNIGININGLLYNRSKNYKDFKIKIHYEEIMDEIIDWFLSNTAVNIYLISHVLGNEDDETSDSSACYETYQKVKASDRNRVKLVDVNYNQNEVKWVIAQLNWFCGARMHSTIASISSKVPTASLSYSDKAKGVFEICGADKCVIDLRIYEENKNVMKLVIDSYRNREKTKRYLEKIIPDFLDKSKDQIERVLRKS, from the coding sequence ATGAATATAGTGATAATGGGTGCTTCATTTGACACTGGAAATTTGGGTGTGTCTGCACTAGGATATTCAATACTGGCTGGGATTGCAAGAATATATCCCGATGCTAAAATAACTATGCTATGTTTCACTAAAGGATGGAGAACTGAGTATGTCATTATTGATGGAAGGGTGATAGAGTTAGAAACGTATGGAAGCTTTTACTCGAAAAGGTTCCTAAGGCCAGACAATTTATGGAATATGACTTTTTGTAGCTTTTTCGGTGGACTTTACAATAAATGTGTTAAAAATATAAAAAATGCTGATTTTGTATTGGATATCACAGGTGGAGATAGCTTCACCGATATGTATGGTGCAAAAAGATTTAAGGCTACACTCTTAAGAAAGAAGATAGTTTTGAGAATGAAAACACCTTTAATCCTACTGCCACAGACTTATGGACCATTTAAAAGTATTTATGCACGAAAAGAAGCAAAAAGGATTATGGAAAAAGCTAGCTGCATTTGGACACGTGATAGATTAAGTGTAGAAGTTATAAAAAATTTGAATATTGGCAGTGAAGTTTTAGAAAAGATTCATATAGGAGCGGATCTTGCATTTCAACTACCAGCGATAAAACCCCAAAATAGTCACCTGGTTCAGTGTCTGGAAGGAAAAAATAAAAAAAATAATATAGGAATTAATATAAATGGTTTGCTGTATAATCGATCAAAAAATTATAAAGACTTCAAAATAAAAATACATTATGAAGAAATAATGGATGAAATAATAGATTGGTTCCTTTCTAATACAGCCGTGAATATTTATTTAATATCCCATGTGTTGGGTAATGAGGATGATGAGACTTCTGATTCAAGTGCATGTTATGAAACTTATCAAAAAGTGAAAGCTTCAGATAGAAATAGAGTAAAATTGGTCGATGTAAACTACAATCAAAATGAAGTAAAATGGGTGATTGCTCAATTGAATTGGTTCTGTGGTGCTCGGATGCATTCGACAATTGCATCTATTTCGTCAAAGGTACCAACAGCATCATTATCTTACAGCGATAAAGCTAAGGGCGTATTTGAAATATGTGGCGCAGATAAGTGTGTTATAGACTTACGTATATATGAAGAAAATAAAAATGTTATGAAACTTGTGATAGATTCTTATAGGAACCGTGAAAAAACAAAAAGGTATTTAGAGAAAATAATACCTGATTTCTTGGATAAAAGTAAAGATCAAATCGAGCGTGTTCTCAGAAAGAGTTGA
- a CDS encoding class I SAM-dependent methyltransferase yields the protein MKNKLKILVAIANYGSKNDHYVKLLIESYRRMRHDVEIVIMSNIAKNYAPDIRVCIGLPSKNPWSLPFRHKEIFFRQQDEYDLFIYSEDDTLIEERHVDSFMIWNEYLPDAYIPGFLRYEESSDKKKYISSVHSHFYWDIDSVLQVGPYSFAYFSNLHSASFMLTRKQLKSAIRSKGFMVPPHAGKYDLLCSAATDPYTQCGFNKMICISEIDDCLLHHLPDIYIGKLGIPFDEFSAQLDLLRSNKVKLKSFFNPGALKETWYFDKLIYEKLQELPEKNIDVPGKRVLSVGCGSGEFEAQLIKKGKTVTAIPVDDLIGISSRMKGIEVLSADMNKAETVLKNRKFDIILVRYVLEYIENPTGLLYGLKKFLDKDGQLFIISLNRKNLKYRKILKKLGTEAKKINSAFRLTDYGKVKKWLVQSDYHITRRKYLMKGRAHAFSKISLHIFDVLLGSSILLVARKSEKGVIFD from the coding sequence ATGAAGAATAAATTAAAAATATTAGTAGCCATAGCAAATTATGGTAGTAAAAACGATCATTATGTGAAACTTTTAATAGAGTCTTACAGGCGAATGCGGCATGATGTAGAGATTGTAATCATGTCGAATATCGCAAAAAATTACGCACCGGATATTAGAGTCTGTATAGGTCTACCTTCAAAAAATCCTTGGAGTTTGCCTTTTAGACACAAAGAGATATTTTTTAGACAACAAGATGAATACGATCTTTTTATCTATTCAGAAGACGATACATTGATCGAAGAACGGCATGTAGATTCCTTTATGATATGGAATGAATATCTACCAGATGCATATATCCCAGGTTTTTTAAGGTATGAAGAAAGTTCGGATAAAAAAAAATATATTTCTTCAGTACATTCTCATTTTTACTGGGATATCGATTCAGTATTGCAAGTAGGACCATATTCCTTTGCTTACTTTTCTAACCTGCACTCTGCCTCGTTTATGCTAACACGCAAACAACTTAAGAGTGCAATTCGATCGAAGGGATTTATGGTTCCTCCACATGCAGGAAAATATGATCTACTATGTTCAGCCGCGACCGATCCTTATACTCAGTGTGGTTTTAATAAAATGATCTGTATATCAGAAATCGACGACTGTCTACTACATCATCTGCCGGACATATATATCGGAAAACTTGGCATTCCATTTGATGAATTTTCAGCACAGTTAGATTTGTTGAGAAGCAATAAAGTAAAACTTAAATCTTTTTTTAATCCTGGTGCACTAAAAGAGACTTGGTACTTTGATAAGTTAATTTATGAAAAGCTTCAAGAGTTACCTGAAAAAAATATCGACGTTCCCGGAAAAAGAGTTCTTTCTGTTGGCTGTGGTTCAGGTGAGTTTGAAGCACAGTTAATAAAAAAAGGCAAGACAGTCACTGCGATTCCAGTCGATGACTTAATTGGTATTAGCAGCAGGATGAAAGGTATAGAGGTCCTTTCAGCCGATATGAATAAAGCCGAGACAGTATTGAAAAACAGAAAATTTGATATTATTTTAGTGCGGTATGTATTAGAATATATAGAAAATCCTACCGGTTTACTATATGGACTAAAGAAATTCCTTGATAAAGATGGCCAGCTTTTTATTATTTCTTTAAATAGAAAAAATTTGAAGTATAGAAAAATTCTGAAAAAACTTGGAACAGAAGCCAAAAAGATAAATTCAGCATTTCGTTTAACGGATTACGGGAAAGTAAAAAAATGGCTTGTACAGAGCGATTATCACATAACACGGAGAAAATACCTCATGAAGGGAAGAGCACATGCTTTCTCAAAAATAAGTCTGCATATTTTTGATGTTCTCCTTGGATCTTCTATTCTGCTTGTAGCTCGAAAAAGCGAAAAAGGAGTTATTTTTGATTGA
- a CDS encoding glycosyltransferase translates to MIDVTMLIPTYNNSDMLEKTLESLSVVDFSGHRVEVAIINNNSTDSTISVIERFSAKLPISYIFERKQGKNCALNCALDKLELGDVVFFTDDDVTFPRDLFSRLKASVRKWNEYSVFGGNVFLIWPEQEIPYWAKVLASQGLAFSKLDLGSEAKSFSVDKNPVGTNIWMRKEIFDQGMRFDETIGPRPKNRIMGSETSFLNTLRKKGYSILYDPSIKIGHRVPASLLQKSSIIKRAFTSGRGGARLRVMYEERLYDRFIIFWLVVRVLSFFKWGGYFLYTFISFPNKLRIVKRWKPAQGLGWNYELIRMMGYKARPIEARRKSER, encoded by the coding sequence TTGATTGATGTTACTATGCTTATACCTACCTATAATAATAGTGATATGCTTGAGAAAACACTAGAATCCCTCAGCGTCGTTGATTTTTCTGGTCACAGAGTTGAGGTCGCGATTATAAATAACAATAGTACTGACTCTACCATTTCTGTTATTGAGAGATTCTCCGCAAAGCTACCTATTTCATATATATTTGAAAGGAAGCAAGGGAAAAACTGTGCCCTTAACTGCGCTCTGGATAAACTTGAGCTTGGTGATGTTGTTTTTTTTACTGATGATGATGTGACATTTCCGAGAGACTTGTTTTCTCGTCTAAAAGCTTCTGTTAGGAAGTGGAATGAATACTCTGTGTTCGGTGGTAATGTTTTCCTGATATGGCCTGAACAAGAGATTCCGTATTGGGCGAAAGTGCTTGCATCTCAGGGTCTGGCTTTCTCAAAGCTTGATTTGGGATCAGAAGCAAAATCTTTTAGTGTCGATAAGAATCCTGTAGGTACAAATATATGGATGCGAAAAGAAATCTTTGACCAAGGTATGCGATTCGATGAAACAATAGGACCTCGACCAAAAAACAGGATAATGGGGAGTGAAACCTCTTTTTTAAATACTCTTAGAAAAAAAGGGTATTCTATTCTTTACGATCCTTCTATAAAAATTGGTCATCGAGTTCCGGCGAGTCTTCTACAAAAAAGTAGTATTATTAAACGGGCTTTCACTAGTGGACGAGGAGGAGCAAGGCTGCGGGTTATGTATGAAGAGCGTCTTTATGATCGCTTCATTATATTCTGGCTTGTCGTGAGGGTGCTATCTTTTTTTAAGTGGGGGGGGTATTTTTTATACACTTTTATTTCTTTCCCTAATAAATTAAGAATAGTCAAACGATGGAAACCTGCACAGGGTTTAGGGTGGAATTACGAGTTGATCCGGATGATGGGGTACAAAGCGAGGCCTATTGAAGCTAGGAGAAAAAGTGAAAGATAA
- a CDS encoding asparagine synthetase B family protein, producing the protein MTITSFSQNKYKFRRQWVILRKNSDFYYKNWNNVVLSKDFVLYYHPDLNVRMINISEPKVKRIIILGILLVPHLDTLLESTNFIKKSLDIGNEIDDFCEFLSGSYVIVLCESESISIFTDPAALRGVYYSSYSVASTPLLISKNVERDKDLDSCFPFGSSDEWYPGDLTPYKNIRALMANHKLNLTTGVIERFWPKKSTQNISYSDALEKVSKILRNTLEYASKEWDLIVSLTGGKDTRVNLSASRNIKNSLHYFTIADKDLKNCDYVLSKRLADTFNLNHKVYPILRPEKWLLKLYDQNSSFMSIGKRREIVSTCNLLSGHNTVHVNGNLGAICKSFYWHRKKPKNVKIESLLKEFYNRPVKIKYAVNRWFQSLPDVSPITAYNLMYLEQRSRWMSPGETGSQLFYESLSPFNNRLILEIVSSINVNEFLKNDFLVSLVDFMWPELLDVSYCKNGRNWTKKIPKRLRERLKKNFR; encoded by the coding sequence ATGACCATAACCTCATTTTCACAGAATAAATATAAATTCAGAAGACAATGGGTTATCCTTAGAAAGAATAGTGATTTTTACTATAAAAATTGGAATAATGTAGTACTATCGAAAGATTTTGTTTTATATTATCATCCGGATCTGAATGTCCGGATGATAAATATAAGTGAACCAAAAGTTAAGCGGATAATTATATTAGGTATTTTACTAGTTCCTCATTTAGACACTCTCTTAGAATCCACTAATTTCATTAAGAAATCTTTGGATATAGGAAACGAAATTGATGATTTTTGTGAGTTCTTATCTGGGTCGTATGTAATAGTTTTATGTGAATCCGAATCGATTAGCATTTTTACCGATCCTGCGGCTCTCAGAGGGGTGTATTATTCTTCTTATTCAGTTGCATCCACTCCTTTGTTAATATCAAAAAATGTAGAAAGAGACAAAGATTTGGATTCATGTTTTCCTTTTGGATCGTCAGATGAATGGTATCCTGGTGATTTAACGCCATATAAAAATATCAGAGCACTAATGGCAAATCATAAATTGAATTTAACGACTGGCGTTATAGAAAGGTTTTGGCCTAAGAAATCAACACAGAATATTTCCTACTCTGATGCATTAGAAAAAGTTTCTAAAATTCTTAGAAATACTCTTGAATATGCTTCTAAGGAATGGGACTTAATAGTTTCATTGACAGGTGGTAAAGATACTAGAGTTAATCTATCCGCATCACGAAACATTAAAAATAGTCTCCATTATTTTACTATTGCTGATAAAGATCTAAAAAACTGTGATTACGTTTTAAGCAAAAGATTGGCAGATACTTTCAATTTGAATCACAAGGTTTATCCAATCCTTAGGCCTGAAAAGTGGCTATTGAAATTATATGATCAAAATAGTTCATTTATGTCGATAGGAAAAAGAAGAGAGATTGTCTCTACATGCAATTTGTTATCTGGACATAATACAGTTCACGTGAATGGTAATCTAGGTGCAATATGTAAAAGCTTTTACTGGCATAGAAAAAAACCTAAAAATGTGAAAATAGAGAGTCTACTAAAGGAGTTTTATAACAGGCCAGTGAAAATAAAGTATGCAGTGAACAGATGGTTTCAATCTCTTCCTGATGTTTCACCGATTACAGCATATAATCTTATGTATCTTGAACAACGATCAAGATGGATGAGTCCTGGGGAAACAGGCTCGCAACTGTTTTATGAGTCACTATCACCTTTTAATAATCGACTAATCCTAGAAATAGTGTCCAGTATAAATGTGAATGAATTTTTAAAAAATGATTTTTTAGTATCATTAGTCGATTTTATGTGGCCCGAACTTTTGGATGTTTCATACTGCAAAAATGGACGTAATTGGACCAAAAAAATTCCTAAACGATTACGCGAAAGGTTAAAAAAGAATTTCCGATAA
- a CDS encoding glycosyltransferase, producing the protein MQDNISRIAFVFNRAIKIPSNYREYYISRVLLSRGYKVKWFFTCNTENQGFYKEFFSCKILNEKKVPKLLKYLFYPLYIAVVLKIHGIKMLWISGWNERSHTYLRLYVKLLKIFSIKLVYDPVDPIYEYKTASGVVKRPKKLKSCMNSIYRSVDLVLVPTEELRKLLIYNGAPQDKIKVTWFGTNLEVFHSLKKERPHELDFLSQKFVIGWLGHMSPFKGIEDILIPLIKTIHKKIPESYFLIGGEGILEPELKLLEEKEHLPITLFGKVDYQDAPLFTELIDLYVVPIDDKKEMARAIRPIKIFDALSLAVPIVTTGTEATLFLKKEFRSISFAENNLESFSEKLVSAYLNYEELKQYAREDQKIVKRYDNRVIAEKIVDCLEKSVVENNAKRDKNLGDV; encoded by the coding sequence ATGCAGGATAATATATCACGGATTGCCTTTGTGTTTAACAGGGCTATTAAGATACCAAGTAATTATAGGGAATATTATATTTCGCGCGTTCTTCTTTCCCGAGGATATAAAGTTAAGTGGTTCTTTACTTGCAATACTGAAAATCAGGGATTTTACAAAGAATTCTTCAGTTGTAAAATTCTCAATGAGAAAAAAGTACCCAAATTACTAAAATACTTATTCTATCCCTTGTATATAGCAGTTGTATTAAAAATTCATGGCATAAAGATGCTCTGGATCTCTGGATGGAATGAACGTAGCCATACTTATCTTCGACTCTATGTGAAGCTGTTAAAAATTTTTAGTATTAAACTCGTCTATGACCCTGTTGATCCTATCTATGAATATAAGACAGCTTCTGGTGTGGTAAAGAGACCAAAAAAATTGAAATCGTGTATGAACTCTATTTATCGGAGTGTCGATCTTGTTTTAGTACCAACAGAGGAATTAAGAAAATTACTCATATACAATGGTGCTCCGCAAGATAAGATAAAGGTCACTTGGTTTGGTACTAACCTTGAAGTTTTTCATTCACTCAAAAAAGAACGACCTCATGAGCTTGACTTTTTATCTCAGAAATTTGTTATAGGTTGGCTTGGGCATATGTCTCCGTTTAAAGGTATAGAAGATATTCTAATTCCCCTCATAAAGACCATTCATAAAAAAATTCCTGAATCCTATTTTTTGATAGGAGGGGAAGGGATTCTTGAGCCTGAGCTAAAATTACTGGAAGAAAAGGAACACTTACCTATTACTTTATTTGGTAAGGTAGACTATCAAGATGCACCTCTTTTCACCGAGTTAATCGACCTTTATGTAGTACCCATTGACGACAAAAAAGAGATGGCTCGGGCAATACGTCCTATAAAAATTTTTGATGCCTTAAGTCTGGCAGTTCCCATTGTAACTACTGGTACAGAGGCGACACTTTTCTTGAAAAAAGAATTTCGTTCTATAAGTTTTGCAGAAAACAACTTGGAATCTTTTTCTGAGAAGTTAGTTTCAGCCTATCTCAATTATGAAGAGTTAAAACAGTATGCGCGTGAAGATCAAAAAATAGTGAAGCGTTATGATAATAGAGTTATTGCAGAGAAAATAGTTGATTGTCTGGAAAAATCTGTTGTAGAGAACAATGCTAAGAGAGATAAAAATCTTGGAGATGTATAA